From one Lycium ferocissimum isolate CSIRO_LF1 unplaced genomic scaffold, AGI_CSIRO_Lferr_CH_V1 ctg15102, whole genome shotgun sequence genomic stretch:
- the LOC132042409 gene encoding uncharacterized protein LOC132042409, with protein sequence MKGVMRFGKKGKLSPRYIGPYQIVRRIGNVAYELDLPADLGAVHPVFHVSMLRKCIGDPSRVFPVDDIQVTEELSYEEQPIAILDRQVKRLRNKDMASVKSLWRNNNREEMTWEAEEHMKKKYSHLFSEPSGTDAQLGDPPV encoded by the exons atgaaaggtgttatgaggttcggcaagaaagggaagctcagtccgagatatattgggccttatcagattgttcgcAGGATAGGCAatgttgcctatgagttagatctgccagctgatttgggggcggtacacccggtatttcatgtttctatgcttcgtaagtgtattggtgacccttccagagtctttcctgtagatgatattcaggtcacagaggagctatcttatgaggagcagcctatagccatattggatcgtcaggtaaaaaggttgcggaacaaagatatggcttctgttaaa tctttgtggcggaacaataaccgagaggaaatgacctgggaagctgaggagcatatgaagaagaagtattctcatttattttcagAGCCTTCAG gtacagacgcacagcttggtgatccacctgtttag